Proteins encoded together in one Labrus mixtus chromosome 18, fLabMix1.1, whole genome shotgun sequence window:
- the esrrb gene encoding steroid hormone receptor ERR2 isoform X1, whose product MDISELCLPDPLSYHNQALLSNSLERFLSPLATLEPSHFWLLNRMAADDRHLPSSCGSYIKTEPSSPSSVIDTVSHHSPSGNSDASGGYVSTMNSHSNGLDSPPMFTPNGLGAGSCRKRYDDCSSTIMEDSSIKCEYMLNSLPKRLCLVCGDIASGYHYGVASCEACKAFFKRTIQGNIEYSCPATNECEITKRRRKSCQACRFMKCLKVGMLKEGKKRVRLDRVRGGRQKYKRRLDAENNPYLGLTLPPPTKKPLTKIVSHLLVAEPEKIYAMPDPTMPESDIKALTTLCDLADRELVVIIGWAKHIPGFSSLSLGDQMSLLQSAWMEILILSIVFRSLPYEDELVYAEDYIMDEEHSRLTGLLDLYVSILQLVRKCKKLKVEKEEFVTLKAIALSNSDSMHIEDMEAVQKLQDALHEALQDYESSQHQEDPRRAGKLLMTLPLLRQTATKAVQHFYSIKVQGKVPMHKLFLEMLEAKV is encoded by the exons GCTGCTGAATAGAATGGCCGCTGATGATCGGCACCTACCCTCCAGTTGTGGGTCCTACATCAAGACAGAGCCGTCCAGCCCCTCTTCGGTCATCGACACAGTCAGCCACCACAGCCCCAGCGGCAACTCAGACGCCAGTGGCGGCTATGTCAGCACCATGAACAGTCACTCCAACGGTCTGGACTCTCCACCAATGTTCACCCCTAACGGGCTCGGGGCCGGCTCCTGCCGCAAGCGCTACGACGACTGCTCCAGCACCATCATGGAGGACTCTTCCATAAAGTGCGAATACATGTTGAACTCCCTCCCCAAAAGGCTGTGCCTGGTCTGTGGAGATATAGCCTCGGGGTATCACTATGGGGTGGCCTCTTGTGAGGCTTGCAAAGCcttttttaaaaggacaatACAAG gTAACATAGAGTACAGCTGTCCTGCCACAAATGAGTGTGAGATCACAAAACGGAGACGCAAATCATGTCAGGCTTGTCGCTTCATGAAATGCCTCAAAGTGGGGATGCTCAAAGAAGGTAAGAAGa GGGTTCGCCTGGATCGTGTGCGAGGGGGCAGACAGAAGTACAAGCGGAGGTTGGACGCAGAAAACAACCCGTACCTGGGCTTGACGCTCCCCCCTCCCACCAAAAAACCTC TCACAAAGATAGTGTCACACCTGTTGGTGGCAGAGCCAGAGAAGATCTACGCCATGCCTGACCCCACCATGCCGGAGAGCGACATCAAGGCTTTGACCACGCTGTGCGACCTGGCTGACCGTGAACTGGTGGTCATCATCGGCTGGGCAAAACACATCCCAG gtttctcctctctctctctgggcgATCAGATGAGTTTGCTGCAGAGTGCATGGATGGAGATCCTCATCCTCAGCATCGTGTTCCGCTCACTGCCGTATGAGGACGAGCTAGTGTACGCCGAGGACTACATCATGGACGAGGAGCACTCGCGGCTGACTGGCCTGCTCGACCTCTACGTCTCCATCCTGCAGCTGGTCCGCAAGTGCAAGAAGCTCaaagtggagaaggaggagtttGTCACCCTCAAGGCCATTGCGCTCTCCAACTCAG ACTCCATGCACATAGAGGACATGGAGGCAGTCCAGAAGCTCCAGGACGCTCTGCACGAGGCCCTGCAGGACTATGAGAGCAGTCAGCACCAGGAGGATCCAAGGCGGGCGGGCAAGCTGCTCATGACGCTGCCTCTGCTGCGGCAGACAGCCACCAAGGCTGTGCAGCACTTTTACAGCATCAAGGTGCAGGGAAAGGTGCCCATGCACAAACTGTTCCTGGAGATGCTTGAGGCCAAGGTCTGA
- the esrrb gene encoding steroid hormone receptor ERR2 isoform X3, producing MPWALLSNSLERFLSPLATLEPSHFWLLNRMAADDRHLPSSCGSYIKTEPSSPSSVIDTVSHHSPSGNSDASGGYVSTMNSHSNGLDSPPMFTPNGLGAGSCRKRYDDCSSTIMEDSSIKCEYMLNSLPKRLCLVCGDIASGYHYGVASCEACKAFFKRTIQGNIEYSCPATNECEITKRRRKSCQACRFMKCLKVGMLKEGKKRVRLDRVRGGRQKYKRRLDAENNPYLGLTLPPPTKKPLTKIVSHLLVAEPEKIYAMPDPTMPESDIKALTTLCDLADRELVVIIGWAKHIPGFSSLSLGDQMSLLQSAWMEILILSIVFRSLPYEDELVYAEDYIMDEEHSRLTGLLDLYVSILQLVRKCKKLKVEKEEFVTLKAIALSNSDSMHIEDMEAVQKLQDALHEALQDYESSQHQEDPRRAGKLLMTLPLLRQTATKAVQHFYSIKVQGKVPMHKLFLEMLEAKV from the exons GCTGCTGAATAGAATGGCCGCTGATGATCGGCACCTACCCTCCAGTTGTGGGTCCTACATCAAGACAGAGCCGTCCAGCCCCTCTTCGGTCATCGACACAGTCAGCCACCACAGCCCCAGCGGCAACTCAGACGCCAGTGGCGGCTATGTCAGCACCATGAACAGTCACTCCAACGGTCTGGACTCTCCACCAATGTTCACCCCTAACGGGCTCGGGGCCGGCTCCTGCCGCAAGCGCTACGACGACTGCTCCAGCACCATCATGGAGGACTCTTCCATAAAGTGCGAATACATGTTGAACTCCCTCCCCAAAAGGCTGTGCCTGGTCTGTGGAGATATAGCCTCGGGGTATCACTATGGGGTGGCCTCTTGTGAGGCTTGCAAAGCcttttttaaaaggacaatACAAG gTAACATAGAGTACAGCTGTCCTGCCACAAATGAGTGTGAGATCACAAAACGGAGACGCAAATCATGTCAGGCTTGTCGCTTCATGAAATGCCTCAAAGTGGGGATGCTCAAAGAAGGTAAGAAGa GGGTTCGCCTGGATCGTGTGCGAGGGGGCAGACAGAAGTACAAGCGGAGGTTGGACGCAGAAAACAACCCGTACCTGGGCTTGACGCTCCCCCCTCCCACCAAAAAACCTC TCACAAAGATAGTGTCACACCTGTTGGTGGCAGAGCCAGAGAAGATCTACGCCATGCCTGACCCCACCATGCCGGAGAGCGACATCAAGGCTTTGACCACGCTGTGCGACCTGGCTGACCGTGAACTGGTGGTCATCATCGGCTGGGCAAAACACATCCCAG gtttctcctctctctctctgggcgATCAGATGAGTTTGCTGCAGAGTGCATGGATGGAGATCCTCATCCTCAGCATCGTGTTCCGCTCACTGCCGTATGAGGACGAGCTAGTGTACGCCGAGGACTACATCATGGACGAGGAGCACTCGCGGCTGACTGGCCTGCTCGACCTCTACGTCTCCATCCTGCAGCTGGTCCGCAAGTGCAAGAAGCTCaaagtggagaaggaggagtttGTCACCCTCAAGGCCATTGCGCTCTCCAACTCAG ACTCCATGCACATAGAGGACATGGAGGCAGTCCAGAAGCTCCAGGACGCTCTGCACGAGGCCCTGCAGGACTATGAGAGCAGTCAGCACCAGGAGGATCCAAGGCGGGCGGGCAAGCTGCTCATGACGCTGCCTCTGCTGCGGCAGACAGCCACCAAGGCTGTGCAGCACTTTTACAGCATCAAGGTGCAGGGAAAGGTGCCCATGCACAAACTGTTCCTGGAGATGCTTGAGGCCAAGGTCTGA
- the esrrb gene encoding steroid hormone receptor ERR2 isoform X4, with translation MDISELCLPDPLSYHNQLLNRMAADDRHLPSSCGSYIKTEPSSPSSVIDTVSHHSPSGNSDASGGYVSTMNSHSNGLDSPPMFTPNGLGAGSCRKRYDDCSSTIMEDSSIKCEYMLNSLPKRLCLVCGDIASGYHYGVASCEACKAFFKRTIQGNIEYSCPATNECEITKRRRKSCQACRFMKCLKVGMLKEGKKRVRLDRVRGGRQKYKRRLDAENNPYLGLTLPPPTKKPLTKIVSHLLVAEPEKIYAMPDPTMPESDIKALTTLCDLADRELVVIIGWAKHIPGFSSLSLGDQMSLLQSAWMEILILSIVFRSLPYEDELVYAEDYIMDEEHSRLTGLLDLYVSILQLVRKCKKLKVEKEEFVTLKAIALSNSDSMHIEDMEAVQKLQDALHEALQDYESSQHQEDPRRAGKLLMTLPLLRQTATKAVQHFYSIKVQGKVPMHKLFLEMLEAKV, from the exons GCTGCTGAATAGAATGGCCGCTGATGATCGGCACCTACCCTCCAGTTGTGGGTCCTACATCAAGACAGAGCCGTCCAGCCCCTCTTCGGTCATCGACACAGTCAGCCACCACAGCCCCAGCGGCAACTCAGACGCCAGTGGCGGCTATGTCAGCACCATGAACAGTCACTCCAACGGTCTGGACTCTCCACCAATGTTCACCCCTAACGGGCTCGGGGCCGGCTCCTGCCGCAAGCGCTACGACGACTGCTCCAGCACCATCATGGAGGACTCTTCCATAAAGTGCGAATACATGTTGAACTCCCTCCCCAAAAGGCTGTGCCTGGTCTGTGGAGATATAGCCTCGGGGTATCACTATGGGGTGGCCTCTTGTGAGGCTTGCAAAGCcttttttaaaaggacaatACAAG gTAACATAGAGTACAGCTGTCCTGCCACAAATGAGTGTGAGATCACAAAACGGAGACGCAAATCATGTCAGGCTTGTCGCTTCATGAAATGCCTCAAAGTGGGGATGCTCAAAGAAGGTAAGAAGa GGGTTCGCCTGGATCGTGTGCGAGGGGGCAGACAGAAGTACAAGCGGAGGTTGGACGCAGAAAACAACCCGTACCTGGGCTTGACGCTCCCCCCTCCCACCAAAAAACCTC TCACAAAGATAGTGTCACACCTGTTGGTGGCAGAGCCAGAGAAGATCTACGCCATGCCTGACCCCACCATGCCGGAGAGCGACATCAAGGCTTTGACCACGCTGTGCGACCTGGCTGACCGTGAACTGGTGGTCATCATCGGCTGGGCAAAACACATCCCAG gtttctcctctctctctctgggcgATCAGATGAGTTTGCTGCAGAGTGCATGGATGGAGATCCTCATCCTCAGCATCGTGTTCCGCTCACTGCCGTATGAGGACGAGCTAGTGTACGCCGAGGACTACATCATGGACGAGGAGCACTCGCGGCTGACTGGCCTGCTCGACCTCTACGTCTCCATCCTGCAGCTGGTCCGCAAGTGCAAGAAGCTCaaagtggagaaggaggagtttGTCACCCTCAAGGCCATTGCGCTCTCCAACTCAG ACTCCATGCACATAGAGGACATGGAGGCAGTCCAGAAGCTCCAGGACGCTCTGCACGAGGCCCTGCAGGACTATGAGAGCAGTCAGCACCAGGAGGATCCAAGGCGGGCGGGCAAGCTGCTCATGACGCTGCCTCTGCTGCGGCAGACAGCCACCAAGGCTGTGCAGCACTTTTACAGCATCAAGGTGCAGGGAAAGGTGCCCATGCACAAACTGTTCCTGGAGATGCTTGAGGCCAAGGTCTGA
- the esrrb gene encoding steroid hormone receptor ERR2 isoform X2, with translation MDISELCLPDPLSYHNQALLSNSLERFLSPLATLEPSHFWLLNRMAADDRHLPSSCGSYIKTEPSSPSSVIDTVSHHSPSGNSDASGGYVSTMNSHSNGLDSPPMFTPNGLGAGSCRKRYDDCSSTIMEDSSIKCEYMLNSLPKRLCLVCGDIASGYHYGVASCEACKAFFKRTIQGNIEYSCPATNECEITKRRRKSCQACRFMKCLKVGMLKEGVRLDRVRGGRQKYKRRLDAENNPYLGLTLPPPTKKPLTKIVSHLLVAEPEKIYAMPDPTMPESDIKALTTLCDLADRELVVIIGWAKHIPGFSSLSLGDQMSLLQSAWMEILILSIVFRSLPYEDELVYAEDYIMDEEHSRLTGLLDLYVSILQLVRKCKKLKVEKEEFVTLKAIALSNSDSMHIEDMEAVQKLQDALHEALQDYESSQHQEDPRRAGKLLMTLPLLRQTATKAVQHFYSIKVQGKVPMHKLFLEMLEAKV, from the exons GCTGCTGAATAGAATGGCCGCTGATGATCGGCACCTACCCTCCAGTTGTGGGTCCTACATCAAGACAGAGCCGTCCAGCCCCTCTTCGGTCATCGACACAGTCAGCCACCACAGCCCCAGCGGCAACTCAGACGCCAGTGGCGGCTATGTCAGCACCATGAACAGTCACTCCAACGGTCTGGACTCTCCACCAATGTTCACCCCTAACGGGCTCGGGGCCGGCTCCTGCCGCAAGCGCTACGACGACTGCTCCAGCACCATCATGGAGGACTCTTCCATAAAGTGCGAATACATGTTGAACTCCCTCCCCAAAAGGCTGTGCCTGGTCTGTGGAGATATAGCCTCGGGGTATCACTATGGGGTGGCCTCTTGTGAGGCTTGCAAAGCcttttttaaaaggacaatACAAG gTAACATAGAGTACAGCTGTCCTGCCACAAATGAGTGTGAGATCACAAAACGGAGACGCAAATCATGTCAGGCTTGTCGCTTCATGAAATGCCTCAAAGTGGGGATGCTCAAAGAAG GGGTTCGCCTGGATCGTGTGCGAGGGGGCAGACAGAAGTACAAGCGGAGGTTGGACGCAGAAAACAACCCGTACCTGGGCTTGACGCTCCCCCCTCCCACCAAAAAACCTC TCACAAAGATAGTGTCACACCTGTTGGTGGCAGAGCCAGAGAAGATCTACGCCATGCCTGACCCCACCATGCCGGAGAGCGACATCAAGGCTTTGACCACGCTGTGCGACCTGGCTGACCGTGAACTGGTGGTCATCATCGGCTGGGCAAAACACATCCCAG gtttctcctctctctctctgggcgATCAGATGAGTTTGCTGCAGAGTGCATGGATGGAGATCCTCATCCTCAGCATCGTGTTCCGCTCACTGCCGTATGAGGACGAGCTAGTGTACGCCGAGGACTACATCATGGACGAGGAGCACTCGCGGCTGACTGGCCTGCTCGACCTCTACGTCTCCATCCTGCAGCTGGTCCGCAAGTGCAAGAAGCTCaaagtggagaaggaggagtttGTCACCCTCAAGGCCATTGCGCTCTCCAACTCAG ACTCCATGCACATAGAGGACATGGAGGCAGTCCAGAAGCTCCAGGACGCTCTGCACGAGGCCCTGCAGGACTATGAGAGCAGTCAGCACCAGGAGGATCCAAGGCGGGCGGGCAAGCTGCTCATGACGCTGCCTCTGCTGCGGCAGACAGCCACCAAGGCTGTGCAGCACTTTTACAGCATCAAGGTGCAGGGAAAGGTGCCCATGCACAAACTGTTCCTGGAGATGCTTGAGGCCAAGGTCTGA
- the esrrb gene encoding steroid hormone receptor ERR2 isoform X5, with protein sequence MPWLLNRMAADDRHLPSSCGSYIKTEPSSPSSVIDTVSHHSPSGNSDASGGYVSTMNSHSNGLDSPPMFTPNGLGAGSCRKRYDDCSSTIMEDSSIKCEYMLNSLPKRLCLVCGDIASGYHYGVASCEACKAFFKRTIQGNIEYSCPATNECEITKRRRKSCQACRFMKCLKVGMLKEGKKRVRLDRVRGGRQKYKRRLDAENNPYLGLTLPPPTKKPLTKIVSHLLVAEPEKIYAMPDPTMPESDIKALTTLCDLADRELVVIIGWAKHIPGFSSLSLGDQMSLLQSAWMEILILSIVFRSLPYEDELVYAEDYIMDEEHSRLTGLLDLYVSILQLVRKCKKLKVEKEEFVTLKAIALSNSDSMHIEDMEAVQKLQDALHEALQDYESSQHQEDPRRAGKLLMTLPLLRQTATKAVQHFYSIKVQGKVPMHKLFLEMLEAKV encoded by the exons GCTGCTGAATAGAATGGCCGCTGATGATCGGCACCTACCCTCCAGTTGTGGGTCCTACATCAAGACAGAGCCGTCCAGCCCCTCTTCGGTCATCGACACAGTCAGCCACCACAGCCCCAGCGGCAACTCAGACGCCAGTGGCGGCTATGTCAGCACCATGAACAGTCACTCCAACGGTCTGGACTCTCCACCAATGTTCACCCCTAACGGGCTCGGGGCCGGCTCCTGCCGCAAGCGCTACGACGACTGCTCCAGCACCATCATGGAGGACTCTTCCATAAAGTGCGAATACATGTTGAACTCCCTCCCCAAAAGGCTGTGCCTGGTCTGTGGAGATATAGCCTCGGGGTATCACTATGGGGTGGCCTCTTGTGAGGCTTGCAAAGCcttttttaaaaggacaatACAAG gTAACATAGAGTACAGCTGTCCTGCCACAAATGAGTGTGAGATCACAAAACGGAGACGCAAATCATGTCAGGCTTGTCGCTTCATGAAATGCCTCAAAGTGGGGATGCTCAAAGAAGGTAAGAAGa GGGTTCGCCTGGATCGTGTGCGAGGGGGCAGACAGAAGTACAAGCGGAGGTTGGACGCAGAAAACAACCCGTACCTGGGCTTGACGCTCCCCCCTCCCACCAAAAAACCTC TCACAAAGATAGTGTCACACCTGTTGGTGGCAGAGCCAGAGAAGATCTACGCCATGCCTGACCCCACCATGCCGGAGAGCGACATCAAGGCTTTGACCACGCTGTGCGACCTGGCTGACCGTGAACTGGTGGTCATCATCGGCTGGGCAAAACACATCCCAG gtttctcctctctctctctgggcgATCAGATGAGTTTGCTGCAGAGTGCATGGATGGAGATCCTCATCCTCAGCATCGTGTTCCGCTCACTGCCGTATGAGGACGAGCTAGTGTACGCCGAGGACTACATCATGGACGAGGAGCACTCGCGGCTGACTGGCCTGCTCGACCTCTACGTCTCCATCCTGCAGCTGGTCCGCAAGTGCAAGAAGCTCaaagtggagaaggaggagtttGTCACCCTCAAGGCCATTGCGCTCTCCAACTCAG ACTCCATGCACATAGAGGACATGGAGGCAGTCCAGAAGCTCCAGGACGCTCTGCACGAGGCCCTGCAGGACTATGAGAGCAGTCAGCACCAGGAGGATCCAAGGCGGGCGGGCAAGCTGCTCATGACGCTGCCTCTGCTGCGGCAGACAGCCACCAAGGCTGTGCAGCACTTTTACAGCATCAAGGTGCAGGGAAAGGTGCCCATGCACAAACTGTTCCTGGAGATGCTTGAGGCCAAGGTCTGA
- the esrrb gene encoding steroid hormone receptor ERR2 isoform X6, whose product MAADDRHLPSSCGSYIKTEPSSPSSVIDTVSHHSPSGNSDASGGYVSTMNSHSNGLDSPPMFTPNGLGAGSCRKRYDDCSSTIMEDSSIKCEYMLNSLPKRLCLVCGDIASGYHYGVASCEACKAFFKRTIQGNIEYSCPATNECEITKRRRKSCQACRFMKCLKVGMLKEGKKRVRLDRVRGGRQKYKRRLDAENNPYLGLTLPPPTKKPLTKIVSHLLVAEPEKIYAMPDPTMPESDIKALTTLCDLADRELVVIIGWAKHIPGFSSLSLGDQMSLLQSAWMEILILSIVFRSLPYEDELVYAEDYIMDEEHSRLTGLLDLYVSILQLVRKCKKLKVEKEEFVTLKAIALSNSDSMHIEDMEAVQKLQDALHEALQDYESSQHQEDPRRAGKLLMTLPLLRQTATKAVQHFYSIKVQGKVPMHKLFLEMLEAKV is encoded by the exons ATGGCCGCTGATGATCGGCACCTACCCTCCAGTTGTGGGTCCTACATCAAGACAGAGCCGTCCAGCCCCTCTTCGGTCATCGACACAGTCAGCCACCACAGCCCCAGCGGCAACTCAGACGCCAGTGGCGGCTATGTCAGCACCATGAACAGTCACTCCAACGGTCTGGACTCTCCACCAATGTTCACCCCTAACGGGCTCGGGGCCGGCTCCTGCCGCAAGCGCTACGACGACTGCTCCAGCACCATCATGGAGGACTCTTCCATAAAGTGCGAATACATGTTGAACTCCCTCCCCAAAAGGCTGTGCCTGGTCTGTGGAGATATAGCCTCGGGGTATCACTATGGGGTGGCCTCTTGTGAGGCTTGCAAAGCcttttttaaaaggacaatACAAG gTAACATAGAGTACAGCTGTCCTGCCACAAATGAGTGTGAGATCACAAAACGGAGACGCAAATCATGTCAGGCTTGTCGCTTCATGAAATGCCTCAAAGTGGGGATGCTCAAAGAAGGTAAGAAGa GGGTTCGCCTGGATCGTGTGCGAGGGGGCAGACAGAAGTACAAGCGGAGGTTGGACGCAGAAAACAACCCGTACCTGGGCTTGACGCTCCCCCCTCCCACCAAAAAACCTC TCACAAAGATAGTGTCACACCTGTTGGTGGCAGAGCCAGAGAAGATCTACGCCATGCCTGACCCCACCATGCCGGAGAGCGACATCAAGGCTTTGACCACGCTGTGCGACCTGGCTGACCGTGAACTGGTGGTCATCATCGGCTGGGCAAAACACATCCCAG gtttctcctctctctctctgggcgATCAGATGAGTTTGCTGCAGAGTGCATGGATGGAGATCCTCATCCTCAGCATCGTGTTCCGCTCACTGCCGTATGAGGACGAGCTAGTGTACGCCGAGGACTACATCATGGACGAGGAGCACTCGCGGCTGACTGGCCTGCTCGACCTCTACGTCTCCATCCTGCAGCTGGTCCGCAAGTGCAAGAAGCTCaaagtggagaaggaggagtttGTCACCCTCAAGGCCATTGCGCTCTCCAACTCAG ACTCCATGCACATAGAGGACATGGAGGCAGTCCAGAAGCTCCAGGACGCTCTGCACGAGGCCCTGCAGGACTATGAGAGCAGTCAGCACCAGGAGGATCCAAGGCGGGCGGGCAAGCTGCTCATGACGCTGCCTCTGCTGCGGCAGACAGCCACCAAGGCTGTGCAGCACTTTTACAGCATCAAGGTGCAGGGAAAGGTGCCCATGCACAAACTGTTCCTGGAGATGCTTGAGGCCAAGGTCTGA